A stretch of DNA from Anopheles stephensi strain Indian unplaced genomic scaffold, UCI_ANSTEP_V1.0 ucontig302, whole genome shotgun sequence:
CCGGTAAACTCTTCGAGAGATTGGTTTACTGGAGGCTTCGCGATGCAGTCGACGAGCGGCAACTCATCCCAGCGGAgcagttcggtttccggtccggccattcctccacactacagcttcttcggctcaagaacaccatccaaagaaacaaacgagtttccaaatccaccgctgtcgtcctgctggacatcgagaaggcgttcgacaacgtgtggcacaacgggctcatccacaagttatgcaggttcggggttccagctcacctggtgaacatcctgcacaactatctacaacagcggacgttccgggtcgtcgtctcctcaactgcctctggtgctgctacagtaccagccggtgttccgcagggcagcatattggggcctttgctctatttgctgtacactgcggacctgccgacccttcccgtcggtgcggacatgttcctgtttgcagacgacatggccatcgcgacgaagggtaggacgttggcagagttgagaagcggcgctcaacgttcgctgaccatcatcggacagtatgcttccagctggaagatcaaaatcaaccactccaagacccaggcgatgatcatcccccatcgcctgtcaaaacagctcatcaatccccaaacccagcacatcaccatcgacagcatccggttgccgtggaagacgacggtgcgatacctcgggatcaccatcgacaaccgtatgctgttccatcaccacaccaagcaaacatccatccgcttgctcatcctattggggaagctatacccactcatcaacagacgctccaagctacacccatccaacaagatagccatctataaacagatcgtcctgcccacagcaacgtacggcattcctgtctggcgtacctgtgcaaggacgaacctgctgaagataCAAACCAATTGCAATAGAATCCTCCGACTAATTCTGGACGCTCCCAGCTGGACACGGcttgaggagctctacgaagcagcaaacacagcaccattcgacgtaatagcagacaacatcatcaaccggttgcagacttcagcagcggtttccacacaccagcaggtgaaaaacctaatatttagagaataaggtagttagctagttttaaaatagtagtttgttttagttcgtaagttgttaattagtttgtaagtttaaactaacaattagcctaagtgcatacaacatcattatttaatttaacaaaaagaactgcctcttggcaaacaaaacgacaagagcgctgaaaaacatttcagttgattctcgcgaaaatatgttaataatgttaattctaagatatccatcaataaattctttaactttaaaaaaaaaaaaaacaacaacgttttctggcacaaacgaacaagctacgaagcatcgcacatcgccgcgtcgcgctctcaacgaactcaactgaaacccaagccttcatcatgtctggccgtggaaagggaggaaaagtgaagggaaaggcaaagtcccgctcgaaccgtgctggtctgcagttcccagttggccgtatccatcgtctgctgcgcaaaggcaactatgccgagcgtgtcggtgccggcgcaccagtgtatctggctgccgtgatggagtacctggccgctgaagtgttggaattggcaggaaacgctgcacgagacaacaagaagacgcgcatcatcccgcgtcatctgcagctggccatccgcaacgacgaggaattgaacaagctgctgtccggtgtgaccatcgcccagggtggtgtgctgcccaacattcaggccgtgctgttgccgaagaagaccgaaaagaaggcctaagctcactagccagccaccagctgctccaccaaaaaccgtccttttcagggcgacaaatcgtattgctaaagaatatgttgaaccattcctgttccctccctaaccgtaccttcgaaaatccgcatggagaacgctcaagtatcccacccagcctgccagcctgtctcaggtaacgcatgcgagatgaagtagaagctgacacacagcctcattaacctgatccgcatccgcctgaccttcagtgcagggcagccaaaacatcccataaaaattaaaatagcaaaccttgtacaggtaggaattaaccctcccacacggacaggactgaggatatgaggctttcttaattaaacaaattctacgctgtttctcgacccgaccgactgcacatgtatttccattccatgtaatctatttgataaaagactcggcgaataggcgccaaaaggggttcggcaatcctctacacgtcaagcagcggcctggttgggacatacaagtttagttcggtagtcccgcaacaaataatttcttcttcttcccaggcattacaacctcgagcggtcttggcttgccatttctggctttctgtgacttgattgtacccgtagcaaagtagtcagccctatgtacgcccctaggcggtctggatgggatttaaaccccggtcctattgtgtgtacccggagccaatttcgctggttcagcgactcgatgcccaaatcgtatcttgggactgtttcaaaattgccccaatagaaatgtagttttatttctatctaatgctagttttgttttcgttccattcgcattcccattccatattccagggaccagccttgcccgtgaacaacacaacacacagggtttggtctgataatagtacacagttttgacattgtatcgaaggatcgaataaaattgcttcacaaacttcaccaaccaccacccagaagagttgtgattttttcacaactacccccacgggggactaaaaacgacggcggcggtggcggcaaaaggagtgccaatgggagtgatctggttgtttgtacaacgcgtacgtcggtgccatcactggtgccggtacaataatattacaatgtgcatgttcataggcgacgacagagtttaaaaaaaacgatgacacttatcgtctgaaaccgtcgtcgttggtctaaataaacgcgtcctcgaggcgaaaaggcgcgcacgcattaaacgtcgggtaaaaggtcgggcgcgtcattttgtttttaagtggagtttctgttttccagtcgtttaagcaatgtgtggcgcttgggcagcaccgatcgaactaaggagcagtagagcatcctgatggagattgcatacgcgatgcgcgcaaacacttatactgaaatgattctatcctgttaataatatgttgttgtgaacgagttcacatgaggctttcgaattctaggatcggccggacaattgtacagtactgagatttcgcacttaatctgtgcgaagcaggccttggtcacgaactgcatttgtgcgggcaacagagaaatcagctattttataagatagcatatcgcgagacgcatgagcgtagcgaaagcttcgccagagaaatcacaccaaaagagagcgtttctaccaacacttcgtaacgtttctctcgatccttgcgtgtgcgacggcaggcttttcaatgctgcttttttgtgacactatacatatgtttgattttcactgatcacaatcgggaagggacctgcgcgtgttgctcgtctcacttcatggacagttccgtacgttgctacgaaattaaaaacaaacccccctgtggtaccgtgtctcagcgtctgcactagatggcgtctctctttgagcatgcctgaacactggttctgttcgatattcgaatcaccgcaaacgaacaccaatgatcacttaaaataattctcaatattttcaaaccaaccatcgatcaaagttgtaaaatgtaggcattttaggcaacgctaacggattgtggtcctgaaaaggaccgttgagatgagctggcaacagctgtgttcgctggctggcggggtcgtcgggcttaacctccgaaaccgtacagagtgcgaccttgacgcttcagcgcgtacacgacgtccatcgctgtgacggtcttgcgcttggcgtgttcggtgtaggtgaccgcatcacggatcacgttctccaggaataccttcagcacgccacgagtttcctcgtaaatcaggccagagatacgcttcactcctccacggcgggccagacgacggatagctggcttggtgattccctggatgttatcgcgcagcactttgcgatgacgcttggctcctcctttgcccagacctttgcctccctttccgcgtccagtcattttgatccgtaaggttcaggttcacaatgcacaataaatgctctcggcgcgagaccgcgccattatatacactttaggccacaccaacacatgcgtaccctctgtcgtacgctcgctgcgaggaagtgtgcatgtgtgcaggccgagcgatcttataaaaggggcgtcggaagtcgtgtaactctatttcagaagccacttcgcatcgagaaggACACGCTCACGttccgctaccctcagccaacagtgtacaatggcccgtacgaagcaaactgcccgtaaatcgaccggaggcaaggccccgcgcaagcagctggccaccaaggccgctcgcaagagtgctccggccaccggaggagtgaagaagccgcatcgttaccgtccgggaaccgtagccctgcgtgaaatccgtcgctaccagaagtcgaccgagctgctcatccgcaagctgcccttccagcgtctggttcgtgaaattgcgcaagacttcaagaccgacctgcgtttccagagctcggccgtgatggccctgcaggaagccagcgaggcgtaccttgtcggcctgttcgaggacaccaacctgtgcgccatccacgcgaagcgcgtcaccatcatgccgaaagacatccagctggcccgtcgcatccgtggagagcgtgcctaagtcgtcgctgtccctcgagcggcagtctcgccccaaacaaaaacggtccttctcaggaccaccagaaatgttgagcaaaagagtaatgttgaaatcatcctccttccaatcatgtcgattcattttgttggttagaaaaatgttgcatggagtactcgatgcgcgcgtgttgttggcatgggagcctagagaatagctttgcttggttgagtggtacgcgacgccacaccaacaaggtacccgtgtgaagcaatcgccatggatatgaaattctattttcaggtcaagccaggaagtcatgattgtcatcaatgtttaccacaatgcagcaattctccgatgtacgctaatgtttcaaaactgatagttcataattgtttgtacgaaaacgttttagcataattctgcactgcattcatcacaaacatatatgcattaagtacatacaaacatgaataatattcataaacacaagtaatgtctcaggcaagcaaaaggatgagtaaatgaacgatacaaaatgctgctctccgttggagaaacccaggttagaaaatcatcatcctttctcgctttggtaggtttactttttgcttagatagagcgagatagacgattttgttacctgggaacgctaggaaatgccctaaagtggctgtctaccgcgattctattgcgcaacttgaatattgcgcgactggaattagttggttacatttgatgatggagggttgggttgggacaaattcttttcgacagatgcgtattgtggtcctgaaaaggaccggttggttggatggatagatggatgagcttcccccgtccgtcgagaattacttcgagctggtgtacttggtgactgccttggttccttcggagacggcgtgcttggccagctcaccgggcagcagcaggcggacggcggtttggatttcgcgggacgtgatcgtcgagcgcttgttgtagtgcgccaggcgggacgcttcggcagcgatgcgctcgaagatgtcgttcacgaaactgttcatgatgctcatcgccttcgaggaaataccggtgtccgggtggacctgcttcaacaccttgtagatgtagatagcgtagctctccttgcgggtcttccttttcttcttcttgtccgacttggagatgtttttctgggccttgccagatttcttcgcagcctttccactggttttcggtgccatttcgctagcttacgacgggtacgatgccaactgtcggagagtagaaacgcgtttgataccgatccaatcgcttcattcggcttttatttggaactgaggtgacaggcgcgcaaccagagaggagattgccgacgttttctctcccggtatataaacgagaaaagggcgcgttttctggcacaaacgaacaagctacgaagcatcgcacatcgccgcgtcgcgctctcaacgaactcaactgaaacccaagccttcatcatgtctggccgtggaaagggaggaaaagtgaagggaaaggcaaagtcccgctcgaaccgtgctggtctgcagttcccagttggccgtatccatcgtctgctgcgcaaaggcaactatgccgagcgtgtcggtgccggcgcaccagtgtatctggctgccgtgatggagtacctggccgctgaagtgttggaattggcaggaaacgctgcacgagacaacaagaagacgcgcatcatcccgcgtcatctgcagctggccatccgcaacgacgaggaattgaacaagctgctgtccggtgtgaccatcgcccagggtggtgtgctgcccaacattcaggccgtgctgctgccgaagaagaccgaaaagaaggcctaagctcactagccagccaccagctgctccaccaaaaaccgtccttttcagggcgacaaatcgtattgctaaagaatatgttgaaccattcctgttccctccctaaccgtaccttcgaaaatctgcatggagaacgctcaagtatcccacccagcctgccagcctgtctcaggtaacgcatgcgcgatgaagtagaagctgacacacagcctcattaatctgatccgcatccgcctgaccttcagtgcagggtagccaaaacatcccataaaaattaaaacagcaaaccttgtacaggtaggaattaaccctcccacacggacaggactgaggatatgaggctttcttaattaaacaaattctacgctgtttctcgacccgaccgactgcacatgtatttccattccatacaatctttttgataaaagactcggcgaataggcgccaaaacgggttcggcaatcctctacacgtcaagcagcggccaaataatttcttcttcttcccaggcattacaacctcgagcggtcttggcttgccatttctggctttctgtgacttgattgtacccgtagcaaagtagtcagccctatgtacgcccctaggcggtctggatgggatttacaccccggtcctattgtgtgtacccggagccaatttcgctggttcagcgactcgatgcccaaatcgtatcttgggactgtttcaaaattgccccaatagaaatgttgttttatttctatcttatgctagttttgttttcgttccattcgcattcccattccatattccagggaccagccttgcccgtgaacaacacaacacacagggtttggtctgataatagtacacagttttgagattgtatcgaaggatcgaataaaattgcttcacaaacttcaccaaccaccacccagaagagttgggattttttcacaactacccccacgggggactaaaaacgacggcggcggtggcaaaaggagtggcaatgggagtgatctggttgtttgtacaacgcgtacgtcggtgccatcactggtgccggtacaataatattacaatgtgcatgttcataggcgacgacatagtttaaaaaaaaacgatgacacttatcgtctgaaaccgtcgtcgttggtctaaataaacgcgtcctcgaggcgaaaaggcgcgcacgcattaaacgtcgggtaaaaggtcgggcgcgtcattttgtttttaagtggagtttctgttttccagtcgtttaagcaatgtgtggcgcttgggcagcaccgatcgaactaaggagcagtagagcatcctgatggagattgcatacgcgatgcgcgcaaacacttatactgaaatgattctatcctgttaataatatgttgttgtgaacgagtccacatgaggctttcgaattctaggatcggccggacaattgtacagtactgagatttcgcacttaatctgtgcgaagcaggccttggtcacgaactgcatttgtgcgggcaacagaggaatcagctattttataagatagcatatcgcgagacgcatgagcgtagcgaaagcttcgccagagaaatcacacaaaaagagagcgtttctaccaacacttcgtaacgtttctctcgatccttgcgtgtgcgacggcaggcttttcaatgctgcttttttatgacactatacatatgtttgattttcactgatcacaatcgggaagggacctgcgcgtgttgctcgtctcacttcatggacagttccgtacgttgctacgaaattaaaaaaaaaaaaaaaacaccctgtggtaccgtatctcagcgtctgcactagatggcgtctctctttgagcatgcctgaacactggttctgttcgatattcgaatcaccgcaaacgaacaccaatgatcacttaaaataattctcaatattttcaaaccaaccatcaatcaaagttgtaaaatgtaggcattttaagcaacgctaacggattgtggtcctgaaaaggaccgttgagatgagctggcaacagctgtgttcgctggctggcggggtcgtcgggcttaacctccgaaaccgtacagagtgcgaccttgacgcttcagcgcgtacacgacgtccatcgctgtgacggtcttgcgcttggcgtgttcggtgtaggtgaccgcatcacggatcacgttctccaggaataccttcagcacgccacgagtttcctcgtaaatcaggccagagatacgcttcactcctccacggcgggccagacgacggatagctggcttggtgattccctggatgttatcgcgcagcactttgcgatgacgcttggctcctcctttgcccagacctttgcctccctttccgcgtccagtcattttgatccgtaaggttcaggttcacaatgcacaattaatgctctcggcgcgagaccgcgccattatatacactttaggccacaccaacacatgcgtaccctctgtcgtacgctcgctgcgaggaagtgcgtatgtgtgcaggccgagcgatcttataaaaggggcgtcggaagtcgtgaaactctatttcagaagccacttcgcatcgagaaagacacgctcacgtcccgctaccctcagccaacagtgtacaatggcccgtacgaagcaaactgcccgtaaatcgaccggaggcaaggccccgcgcaagcagctggccaccaaggccgctcgcaagagtgctccggccaccggaggagtgaagaagccgcatcgttaccgtccgggaaccgtagccctgcgtgaaatccgtcgctaccagaagtcgaccgagctgctcatccgcaagctgcccttccagcgtctggttcgtgaaattgcgcaagacttcaagaccgacctgcgtttccagagctcggccgtgatggccctgcaggaagccagcgaggcgtaccttgtcggcctgttcgaggacaccaacctgtgcgccatccacgcgaagcgcgtcaccatcatgccgaaagacatccagctggcccgtcgcatccgtggagagcgtgcctaagtcgtcgctgtccctcgagcggcagtctcgccccaaacaaaaacggtccttctcaggaccaccagaaatgttgagcaaaagagtaatgttgaaatcatcctccttccaatcatgtcgattcattttgttggttagaaaaatgttgcatggagtactcgatgcgcgcgtgttgttggcatgggagcctagagaatagttttgcttggttgagtggtacgcgacgccacaccaacaaggtacccgtgtgaagcgatcgccatggatatgaaattctattttcaggtcaagccaggaagtcatgattgccatcaatgtttaccacaatgcagcaattctccgatgtacgctaatgtttcaaaactgatagttcataattgtttgtacgaaaacgttttatcataattctgcactgcattcatcacttcttcttcttcttctattttgttGAAACAGGGTATAGCCTTCTATGCGTATGAGCAACTATTGTTCCCCCCACATATTCAAAGGTTAACTGTTTCGTTTGGGCTTTCGACTGAGTCCTAGGACTGCTCAAGAGTCATCTACCCGGTTGCGGAgtctgttgtttttctgcttggtCTGTTTGTCAGATGAGTGGTGTTATGCTTTTCGTTTATGCTGCATGTTTCATGTCTTGCTTGGTTCTATTCAAAatgagatttttgtttctcgtatGAATTTGGTTATATTTTTGACCATGCGTCCGTTCGGCTCTTTCCATTTCTCTAAAAATGCGTCGAAGGAGATGTCGTATTTTTCTCGTTGGGTCTGGTATCTGTTGCAGTAAAAGATGTTATGTGTTCCTGTTTCG
This window harbors:
- the LOC118516493 gene encoding histone H2B, which gives rise to MAPKTSGKAAKKSGKAQKNISKSDKKKKRKTRKESYAIYIYKVLKQVHPDTGISSKAMSIMNSFVNDIFERIAAEASRLAHYNKRSTITSREIQTAVRLLLPGELAKHAVSEGTKAVTKYTSSK